From the Polaribacter gangjinensis genome, the window TTTTCAACCAAAGGAGACTGATCACTTAGTAAAATATAGATTCCTTGAGTGTTATTTTGATAATTTGACATCATAACTTTTACAGTTTCAAATGTTTTAATGCCAATAATACCAAAACGTTCTCTTGATTTTTTCAATGCTTTTTCAAAATATGGATTTCTTAATTGGTTATAAGAACCATTAACAGGAATTTTGGTAAGTAAAGGTAAATTCACACACCATTCCCAATTTGCTAAATGTGCTCCAACCAAAGCGATACTTTTACCTTCTTTAACAAACGAATTCAGCAGTTCAGGATTTTTATATTTATATCTTTTTAAAATTTCATCTTTACCCATTGTAAACCCCTTTACACTCTCCATCAAAATATCCGTAAAATGCTTGAAAAATTCTTTGGATAATTGTTTTTTTTCTTCAAGACTTTTATTAGGAAAAGCATAAGAAATATTTTTTAAAACGACCTCTTTTCTGTAGCCAAAAACATGATATATCAGAAAAAATAATACATCAGAAATCATATATAAAATTCTCATTGGCAATCTCGAAAAAAGCCAAGCAAAAGGATAAACAATTCCGAAAAGTAAGAGTTGCATAAATTTTAATTAAGGTGCAAATATCTACATTTAAAATGAAATTTTCTCGTTAGAAGCTTTGCAATTTTAGTAAGTTTGTAACATGTTAGAAAATCAAAATTTAGTAGTTATCCTTATTATCATTGCAAATGTATTGTTCTCGATGAAAGGATTTGACAATTATTATTTTTTTGAAATGTATAAATTTCAAATAAATAAAATTTTAAGTGGTGAAAAAATTCGGATGATTAGCTCTGGATTTTTGCATGCAGATTGGGTTCATTTGGGTTTCAATATGTATGCTTTGTATCTTTTTGGGGATATTGTTTCTAAAATTTTAGGCGCTCCAAACTTCTTAATAATTTATTTTGGAAGCTTACTTGCGGGTAGTTTGTATACATTATATTATCATAAAAGCGAACCTTATTACAGTGCAATAGGCGCATCAGGAGCAGTTTCGGGTATTGTTTATGCTTCTATTTTGTTGTTTCCAGATATGCAATTATTATTGTTTTTTGCGATTCCAATGCCAGGATATGTTTTTGGAGTTGGGTACTTATTATACTCAATTTATGGAATGAAAAGACAGCTAGGAAATATTGGGCATGCTGCACATTTAGGAGGTACAATTGGTGGTTTTGCAATTACACTTTTGTTGGTTCCTGAATTGTTTTTAGTGAATACAATTTTTGTTTTTTTATTAGCAATTCCAATTATTCTATTATTGATTTTTGGAAATAAACTGAAAAGTTTATAGAAAAAAAAACGTTGCAAAATTGCAACGTTATTGAGCGAGAGACCGGGCTCGAACCGGCGACATTTAGCTTGGAAGGCTAAAGCTCTACCAACTGAGCTACTCTCGCAGTAAAGCAATGCAAATATAAAATCATTTTTTATTTCTACAATTTTTTATTTTAAAAAAAATATCAAAAAGTTGCTTTTATCATTCTATCATTTCCAAAAATATCTTTTCGTAGTTCAACATTTTTAAAACCTTTGTTTAGTAAAATGTCAACTGTTTGATTTCCTAGATATTGGTTGATTTCAAAAAATAATACACCATCTTTTGATAAATGTAATAGTGCTAAATCAGCAATTTTTTCATAAAAAACCAATGGGTTTTCGTCAGATACAAATAACGCTTGATGTGGTTCATTTTCCAAAACATTTTTATTCATGGCTTTTTTTTCTAATTCCCTTACATAAGGAGGATTAGAAACGATGATATCAAAATTTGATTTAGAATTATATTCAAAAAGAAA encodes:
- a CDS encoding rhomboid family intramembrane serine protease; protein product: MLENQNLVVILIIIANVLFSMKGFDNYYFFEMYKFQINKILSGEKIRMISSGFLHADWVHLGFNMYALYLFGDIVSKILGAPNFLIIYFGSLLAGSLYTLYYHKSEPYYSAIGASGAVSGIVYASILLFPDMQLLLFFAIPMPGYVFGVGYLLYSIYGMKRQLGNIGHAAHLGGTIGGFAITLLLVPELFLVNTIFVFLLAIPIILLLIFGNKLKSL
- a CDS encoding lysophospholipid acyltransferase family protein; the encoded protein is MQLLLFGIVYPFAWLFSRLPMRILYMISDVLFFLIYHVFGYRKEVVLKNISYAFPNKSLEEKKQLSKEFFKHFTDILMESVKGFTMGKDEILKRYKYKNPELLNSFVKEGKSIALVGAHLANWEWCVNLPLLTKIPVNGSYNQLRNPYFEKALKKSRERFGIIGIKTFETVKVMMSNYQNNTQGIYILLSDQSPLVEKTFYWTEFFGVKVPVHTGLEMLSKKFDLVVINQHTRKIKRGYYETEFELITQDPKSFENYELTEKYIRITEKNIKKNPENYLWSHNRFKHKDRFDEWLNNYSAKKTKK